The Suricata suricatta isolate VVHF042 chromosome 4, meerkat_22Aug2017_6uvM2_HiC, whole genome shotgun sequence genome includes a region encoding these proteins:
- the KRCC1 gene encoding lysine-rich coiled-coil protein 1: MKHSKKTYDSFQDELEDYIKVQKARGLEPKTCFRKMREDYLETCGYKEVDYRPRYRMFDHRPSPETVQTYPGSCPISQKVENPLPQWLPAHDSRLNLDSLSYCQFTRDCFIEKPGPLNLSQRAYNCRSYGVESGVYNHLSSENSASAHQTSHKQMRQQGKWRPEEGRGKPEEERPKHKRKKGCEEIDLDKHKNLQRNETQMETGMVSREKLKNRKERKGRDVASKKEERRRRKEKKEQGKERTEEEMLWDQSILGF; this comes from the coding sequence ATGAAGCattcaaagaaaacatatgacTCTTTTCAAGATGAACTTGAAGATTATATCAAAGTGCAGAAAGCCAGAGGCTTAGAGCCAAAGACTTGTTTCAGAAAGATGAGAGAGGACTATTTGGAAACTTGTGGGTACAAAGAGGTTGATTACAGACCGAGGTATAGAATGTTTGATCATAGACCCTCACCTGAGACTGTCCAGACCTACCCAGGATCATGCCCTATTTCACAAAAGGTGGAAAACCCGTTACCTCAGTGGCTACCAGCTCATGACAGCAGGCTAAATTTAGATTCCTTGAGCTACTGCCAGTTCACCAGGGACTGTTTCATAGAAAAACCAGGACCCCTGAACCTTAGTCAGCGAGCATATAACTGTCGCTCATACGGTGTGGAATCCGGAGTTTACAACCATCTCTCCTCAGAAAACAGTGCCAGCGCCCATCAAACCAGTCATAAACAGATGCGTCAGCAGGGGAAATGGCGCCCcgaggaaggcagaggaaaacCAGAGGAGGAGCGGCCCAAGCATAAGAGGAAAAAAGGTTGTGAGGAAATAGATTTAGACAAACACAAGAACttgcaaagaaatgaaacacagaTGGAAACAGGCATGGTCAGTAGAGAAAAGCTTAAGAACcgaaaggagagaaaaggccGAGATGTGGCCTCTAAGAAAGAGGAACGTAGgcgtagaaaagagaaaaaggaacaaggtaaagagaggacagaggaagaaatgcTTTGGGACCAGTCTATCCTTGGATTTTGA